The following proteins are encoded in a genomic region of Oceanisphaera profunda:
- a CDS encoding MerR family transcriptional regulator — protein MASEPHSMMSAAPNSIPTYPIRDVARLTGINPVTLRAWQRRYGLLKPARTEKGHRLYSEDDVSTIRHILHWLEQGVSIGQVKGLLDTPTPEASGSNWQQAQTQLLDSSLALNLGRLEAELLELASLYPAELVLRKVIEPWLLALAQLHRPDAQLIEQSARALLMRLLHQMLTIKSGPVIAVARVGQVREQHALLAQFELQGLECRSIDLGVLDPHTLPLAVGRLKFDALVIVLGAGLSHSWFLDAHTLLPEHCFYVGELGTLYLQQGWLNRPFSVCVSDLKREHDASFSLV, from the coding sequence ATGGCATCTGAACCCCACTCTATGATGAGCGCCGCGCCTAATTCTATTCCAACATACCCAATTCGGGATGTGGCGCGTCTCACCGGCATTAACCCGGTGACCCTGCGTGCTTGGCAGCGTCGTTACGGCTTGCTTAAGCCGGCGCGCACCGAAAAAGGCCACCGCCTGTACAGCGAAGACGACGTTAGCACCATTCGCCATATTCTGCATTGGCTGGAGCAGGGGGTGAGTATCGGACAAGTGAAAGGCTTGCTCGATACCCCAACCCCAGAGGCGAGCGGCTCTAATTGGCAGCAAGCTCAAACGCAACTGCTGGACTCATCATTGGCACTTAACTTAGGCCGCTTAGAAGCCGAGCTGCTAGAGCTGGCTAGTTTGTATCCCGCTGAATTGGTGCTGCGTAAAGTGATTGAGCCTTGGCTATTGGCCTTGGCGCAATTGCATAGGCCCGATGCGCAACTGATTGAGCAAAGCGCACGGGCTTTGTTAATGCGTTTGCTGCATCAGATGTTAACCATTAAAAGCGGCCCCGTGATAGCGGTGGCGCGAGTGGGGCAAGTGCGTGAGCAACACGCCTTATTAGCTCAGTTTGAATTACAAGGGCTTGAGTGTCGCAGCATAGATTTAGGCGTGTTGGATCCTCATACCTTGCCGCTGGCGGTAGGGCGATTGAAATTTGATGCTTTAGTGATTGTGTTAGGGGCTGGCTTAAGCCACAGCTGGTTTTTAGATGCACACACTCTTCTGCCTGAGCACTGTTTTTACGTCGGTGAGCTGGGCACACTTTATCTGCAACAAGGCTGGCTAAACCGACCCTTCTCGGTGTGCGTCAGTGACCTTAAGAGAGAGCATGATGCGTCATTTAGTTTGGTTTAG
- the phrB gene encoding deoxyribodipyrimidine photo-lyase: MRHLVWFRADLRVADNPALYEATADGVKVSAIYIDCLKQWQQHGRSPIQRDFLSRHLQALSTELAALGIPLTVLTIDDSSQTPELLVNWLADHPHDALYANREIGLDERRRDKAVQQRLKELLEIRVFNGDCVFKHGSLTTQSGDMYKVFTPFAKTWLAQLRATGYRLHPVPKAQGSAVTATSIELTGERVSSAAWPVGELAARDRLRLFCESGVYDYGDQRDYPAINGTSSLSPYLALGVISPSQCLAAIEQQLGHLPMSRGEQGFVWLNELIWREFYRHLLVAFPRLSMNRAFKPDTESLQWSQDKAGFEAWCSGHTGFPIVDAAMRCLNATGWMHNRLRMIVASFLTKDLHLSWRQGEDYFMSRLIDGELAANNGGWQWAAGTGADAAPYFRVFNPTTQGERFDAEGDFIRQWLPELVEVPTKRIHTPHDWLDNNQPGHDYPKPIVDHKRARLHAIAMFDALKDQSDNIKNNADVQTNKQSELWLAQLDQEPV, encoded by the coding sequence ATGCGTCATTTAGTTTGGTTTAGAGCTGACTTACGAGTTGCGGATAATCCCGCTCTTTATGAAGCCACCGCCGATGGTGTAAAAGTCAGCGCCATTTACATCGACTGTCTGAAGCAATGGCAGCAGCACGGCCGCAGCCCCATACAAAGGGATTTTTTAAGTCGTCATTTACAGGCATTAAGCACAGAGCTGGCGGCATTAGGCATACCGCTCACCGTACTGACTATTGATGACTCTTCGCAAACACCGGAATTGTTGGTGAACTGGTTAGCAGACCATCCCCATGATGCCTTATACGCCAACCGAGAAATCGGCCTTGATGAGCGCCGACGCGATAAAGCGGTGCAGCAGCGTCTAAAAGAGCTGCTGGAGATCCGAGTGTTTAATGGTGACTGCGTATTTAAACATGGCAGTCTCACCACTCAAAGTGGCGACATGTATAAGGTGTTTACGCCCTTTGCCAAAACCTGGTTAGCGCAATTACGCGCCACTGGTTATCGCTTACATCCGGTACCTAAAGCACAAGGTAGCGCCGTGACCGCCACCAGCATTGAACTGACCGGCGAGCGGGTGAGCAGTGCGGCTTGGCCGGTGGGTGAGCTTGCGGCCCGCGATCGTTTACGACTTTTTTGCGAGTCGGGTGTATATGACTATGGCGATCAGCGTGATTATCCGGCCATTAATGGCACCAGCAGCTTGTCGCCGTATTTAGCCTTGGGGGTGATTTCGCCGTCGCAATGTTTAGCCGCCATTGAGCAACAGCTGGGGCACTTGCCCATGAGTCGTGGTGAGCAAGGCTTTGTGTGGTTGAACGAGCTGATTTGGCGGGAGTTTTATCGTCACCTATTAGTAGCCTTTCCGCGTCTGTCCATGAATCGCGCTTTTAAGCCAGACACCGAAAGTTTGCAATGGAGCCAAGATAAAGCAGGCTTCGAGGCTTGGTGCAGTGGGCACACGGGTTTTCCGATTGTGGATGCGGCCATGCGCTGCCTTAATGCTACCGGCTGGATGCACAATCGGTTGCGCATGATAGTGGCCAGCTTTCTAACCAAAGACTTACACCTGAGCTGGCGCCAAGGGGAAGACTATTTTATGTCGCGCCTGATTGATGGCGAGCTAGCCGCCAACAACGGTGGCTGGCAATGGGCGGCGGGCACCGGAGCCGATGCTGCACCCTATTTTCGAGTGTTTAATCCTACCACTCAAGGCGAGCGCTTCGACGCCGAAGGCGATTTTATCCGCCAATGGTTGCCTGAGCTCGTTGAGGTGCCCACCAAGCGCATTCACACCCCCCATGACTGGCTCGATAATAATCAGCCGGGTCATGACTACCCTAAACCCATCGTTGATCACAAGCGTGCTCGGCTACATGCCATTGCCATGTTTGATGCCCTTAAAGACCAGTCTGACAACATCAAAAATAACGCCGATGTGCAAACTAATAAGCAGTCTGAGCTTTGGCTTGCACAGCTCGATCAGGAGCCAGTATGA
- a CDS encoding nuclear transport factor 2 family protein translates to MKPALTVFCREYQRLSADNLSVLREIYAPHIHFQDPSHELSGIEALVRYFEGLFSNVKHCQFEIEQVMEQEGEAFVRWQMRFSHPKLNGGSEICVPGLSHLRFSEQIDFHRDYFDLGAMLYEHIPVMGALVKTLKRRLSQ, encoded by the coding sequence ATGAAGCCTGCACTGACGGTGTTTTGTCGTGAATACCAGCGCTTGTCCGCGGACAATTTGAGCGTGCTGCGCGAAATATATGCCCCCCATATTCACTTTCAAGATCCTAGCCATGAATTATCAGGCATCGAAGCGTTGGTGCGCTACTTCGAAGGCTTGTTCAGTAACGTCAAGCATTGTCAATTTGAGATAGAACAGGTGATGGAGCAAGAGGGCGAGGCTTTTGTACGCTGGCAGATGCGCTTTTCACATCCCAAGCTCAATGGCGGCAGCGAAATCTGCGTCCCTGGCCTGAGTCATTTGCGCTTTAGTGAGCAAATCGACTTTCATCGGGACTACTTCGACCTCGGCGCCATGCTCTATGAGCATATTCCTGTGATGGGAGCCTTGGTTAAAACCCTCAAACGGAGATTGAGCCAATGA
- a CDS encoding SDR family NAD(P)-dependent oxidoreductase yields the protein MKRVLITGANSGMGLQLAKDYAADGWQVVACGRDRAKLQQALAGVDVEICVFDMQQASEINTAVASLAAFDLVLLNAGNCEYIEDARQFDAELFKRVVNVNLIGTANCVAALIPRIKQGGRLAVVSSSVSFLPLTRAEAYGASKAGLDYFVRTLAIDLAPHNIAVSLIRPGFVDTPLTQKNDFAMPGQVSTEQASRAIRQGLAKGKSEISFPFGLISALRVLSWLPHGLWRRLSQRMVRKAS from the coding sequence ATGAAACGCGTACTGATCACCGGAGCTAACTCCGGCATGGGCCTGCAGCTGGCCAAAGATTATGCGGCCGACGGTTGGCAAGTGGTGGCTTGTGGTCGAGACCGAGCAAAACTGCAACAAGCGCTGGCGGGTGTTGATGTTGAGATCTGTGTGTTTGATATGCAGCAGGCGAGCGAAATTAACACTGCCGTGGCTTCTTTGGCAGCGTTTGATCTGGTGCTGCTCAATGCAGGGAACTGTGAATATATCGAAGATGCGCGCCAGTTTGACGCCGAGCTGTTTAAGCGGGTAGTGAACGTAAACCTTATTGGTACTGCCAACTGCGTGGCCGCCTTAATACCGCGCATTAAACAAGGCGGGCGCTTAGCGGTGGTGAGCTCATCGGTGAGCTTTTTACCGCTCACTCGCGCCGAGGCATACGGTGCGTCTAAGGCAGGGTTGGATTATTTCGTGCGTACCTTAGCCATTGATTTAGCACCCCATAATATTGCGGTAAGTCTTATTCGCCCAGGCTTTGTGGATACGCCACTCACGCAAAAAAATGACTTTGCCATGCCCGGCCAAGTGAGCACTGAGCAGGCCAGTCGCGCCATTCGTCAAGGCTTGGCCAAGGGCAAGTCTGAAATAAGCTTCCCCTTTGGCTTAATTAGCGCACTGCGGGTGTTGTCGTGGTTGCCGCACGGCTTATGGCGTCGCTTAAGCCAGCGCATGGTAAGGAAAGCGTCATGA
- a CDS encoding NAD(P)/FAD-dependent oxidoreductase gives MSRIDLKDTSLGKIGSKKIAIVGSGISGLTSAWLLSQQHQLTVFEANDYLGGHTATVDIQLKGKTLAVDTGFIVFNDRTYPNFERLLARIGVKAKPTEMSFSVQQQQTGLEYNGHTLGSMFAQRSNLFSLKFYGLLAEIVRFNLLCKKILKEEALNNTDTLGDFLEQYGFSEFFTGHYILPMVAAIWSSSLADSRDFPLAFFLRFFNHHGLLNLIDRPQWYVVEGGSRSYIPGLTAPLTDIRLNTPVLGIRRHEQGVTITTATGSEDFDEVVLACHSDQALRMLTDATEVERAVLGGLEYRDNEVILHTDTRLLPKEPRAWASWNYWLDGSADALPAVTYNMNILQGIQSEQTLCVTLNRGDAIAPEHILRRFSYAHPVYNQAAITAQARRAEICGQQHTHFCGAYWYNGFHEDGVNSALDVCARFGISL, from the coding sequence ATGAGCCGCATTGACCTTAAAGACACGAGTTTGGGAAAAATCGGCTCGAAAAAGATTGCCATAGTCGGTAGTGGTATTTCCGGATTAACCAGCGCTTGGCTGCTCAGCCAACAGCATCAGCTGACGGTATTTGAAGCCAACGATTATTTGGGCGGGCACACCGCTACGGTTGATATTCAGTTAAAGGGTAAAACCTTGGCGGTGGATACCGGTTTTATCGTATTTAACGACCGTACCTATCCTAACTTTGAGCGCTTATTGGCGCGCATCGGTGTAAAAGCCAAGCCGACCGAAATGAGCTTTAGCGTTCAGCAACAGCAAACTGGGCTGGAATATAATGGACACACTTTAGGCTCTATGTTTGCTCAGCGCTCAAATCTGTTTAGCCTGAAGTTTTACGGCTTGTTAGCGGAAATAGTGCGCTTTAACTTATTGTGCAAAAAAATACTGAAGGAAGAAGCCCTTAATAATACCGACACCTTAGGCGACTTTCTTGAGCAATATGGTTTTTCTGAGTTTTTTACCGGTCATTATATTCTGCCCATGGTGGCGGCCATTTGGTCGTCGTCCTTGGCAGACAGCCGCGATTTTCCGTTAGCCTTTTTCCTGCGCTTCTTTAACCATCATGGCTTGCTTAATTTGATCGACAGGCCCCAGTGGTACGTGGTGGAAGGCGGCTCGCGCAGCTATATCCCAGGCCTAACCGCACCGCTAACAGATATTCGTTTAAATACGCCTGTGCTGGGTATCAGGCGTCATGAGCAAGGCGTCACCATTACCACTGCAACGGGCAGTGAAGACTTTGATGAGGTGGTGTTGGCCTGTCATTCGGATCAAGCGCTGCGCATGTTAACGGATGCTACCGAGGTTGAGCGTGCCGTATTAGGTGGGCTGGAATATCGAGATAACGAGGTCATTTTACACACAGATACTCGCTTGCTGCCTAAAGAGCCCCGCGCTTGGGCTAGTTGGAATTATTGGCTCGATGGCAGTGCTGACGCGCTGCCGGCCGTGACCTACAACATGAATATTTTGCAGGGCATTCAATCCGAACAAACGCTGTGTGTGACTCTCAATCGCGGCGATGCTATTGCGCCTGAGCACATACTGCGCCGCTTTAGCTATGCCCATCCGGTGTACAACCAAGCGGCCATTACTGCACAAGCACGACGAGCCGAGATTTGTGGCCAGCAACATACCCATTTTTGTGGCGCCTATTGGTACAACGGCTTTCATGAAGATGGCGTGAACAGTGCGCTTGATGTGTGTGCGCGGTTTGGCATCAGCTTATGA
- a CDS encoding DUF1365 domain-containing protein, which produces MTKNSAIYQGQVRHRRFATEAHQAHHFSYGLYMLALDLDELETVAANSRLFAVERFAPLSFRRADYLGDPKLPLKEAVLQEVARLGGEAAAVDRVVMLGQVRCFGLYFSPINVFFCYQGEQARFALMEVHNTPWNQRHCYLVDLAKQHPTDKAFHVSPFMDMDMKYHWRITPPTLGRSKVQVHIENRNPELLFDATLSLRRHDFDRTVLKAALLQWPWMTLTIVRGIYWQALRLFLKRIPYHSPS; this is translated from the coding sequence ATGACAAAAAATAGCGCCATTTATCAAGGCCAAGTGCGTCATCGTCGCTTTGCCACTGAGGCCCATCAAGCCCATCACTTCAGTTATGGCCTCTATATGTTGGCGCTGGATTTAGATGAGCTGGAAACGGTGGCTGCTAATAGTCGGCTGTTTGCTGTTGAGCGCTTTGCGCCCTTAAGCTTTCGCCGTGCTGATTACCTAGGCGACCCCAAGTTGCCGCTTAAAGAAGCAGTGTTGCAAGAAGTCGCGCGCTTAGGCGGTGAAGCCGCGGCTGTGGATCGCGTGGTGATGCTCGGTCAAGTGCGCTGCTTTGGCCTCTACTTTAGCCCCATTAATGTGTTTTTTTGCTATCAAGGTGAGCAGGCACGCTTCGCGCTAATGGAGGTGCATAACACGCCGTGGAATCAGCGCCACTGCTACTTAGTGGACTTGGCAAAACAGCACCCTACCGATAAGGCGTTTCATGTGTCGCCCTTTATGGATATGGACATGAAATATCACTGGCGCATTACGCCGCCAACGCTTGGTCGCTCTAAGGTGCAGGTGCACATCGAGAATCGTAACCCCGAGCTGTTATTTGATGCCACCTTGAGCCTGCGTCGTCATGATTTTGACCGCACCGTACTTAAAGCCGCCTTGCTGCAATGGCCTTGGATGACGCTGACCATAGTGCGCGGCATTTATTGGCAGGCACTGCGTTTATTTTTAAAGCGCATCCCTTATCACTCACCCTCTTAA
- a CDS encoding SAM-dependent methyltransferase, which produces METTLIRSQPRHLDRWARRLAFSLLNGLTDAGLTIKEGQQTFEFGQRDALLQAHIQVHEPRFYRQLMLGGSIGAAEAWVEGNWYSADLSAVVQLFARNMATLDRFERRLAWLTTPWHKLKHKFNRNSLSGSRANIAAHYDLGNEMYRLFLDPLMQYSSAVFPEPHSSLEAAQAHKLHLICQQLELKPEDHLLEIGTGWGGLACFAAEHYGCRVTTTTLSAEQLKTAQERVAQAGLTDKVTLLLEDYRDLTGQYDKVVSVEMIEAVGHEYLPVYFKTLNRLLKPEGKLFIQAITIADQRYDSYRSGVDFIQRYIFPGGCLPSVSEMCRHLKEQTDMTLTVLQDYGQHYAQTLNIWAARFQQLEPALKDLGYSRDFHRLWAFYFAYCEGGFREGSIGLAHLTAAKPGARRCLNGNGLN; this is translated from the coding sequence ATGGAAACGACGTTAATACGTTCGCAACCACGGCATTTAGATCGCTGGGCGCGCCGCTTAGCTTTTTCGTTACTCAATGGCTTAACCGATGCCGGCTTGACCATCAAGGAAGGCCAACAGACTTTTGAATTTGGGCAGCGAGACGCGCTCTTGCAAGCGCACATTCAGGTGCATGAGCCGCGTTTTTATCGCCAACTCATGCTAGGTGGCAGCATAGGGGCGGCAGAAGCTTGGGTAGAAGGCAATTGGTACAGTGCCGACCTATCGGCGGTGGTGCAGTTATTTGCCCGCAATATGGCCACCTTAGACCGATTTGAGCGCCGCCTTGCCTGGTTAACCACGCCGTGGCACAAGCTCAAGCACAAGTTTAATCGCAACTCACTCAGTGGTAGTCGCGCCAATATTGCCGCCCATTACGACTTGGGTAATGAAATGTATCGGCTGTTTCTTGATCCCTTAATGCAATATTCCTCAGCGGTGTTTCCTGAACCTCACAGCAGCTTGGAAGCGGCCCAAGCCCATAAATTACATTTAATTTGCCAACAATTAGAGCTAAAGCCAGAGGATCATTTACTGGAAATTGGCACTGGGTGGGGTGGGTTGGCTTGTTTTGCCGCCGAACATTATGGTTGTCGGGTCACCACTACCACCTTATCGGCTGAGCAGCTTAAAACTGCCCAAGAGCGCGTTGCGCAGGCAGGCTTAACCGATAAAGTGACGCTGTTGCTGGAAGACTATCGCGACTTAACGGGCCAATACGACAAAGTGGTATCGGTAGAAATGATTGAAGCTGTGGGTCATGAGTATTTACCCGTCTATTTTAAGACGCTTAATCGACTGCTCAAACCAGAAGGTAAGCTGTTTATTCAGGCGATTACCATCGCTGATCAGCGCTACGACAGCTATCGCTCTGGGGTGGACTTTATTCAGCGCTATATTTTCCCCGGTGGCTGTTTGCCCTCGGTCAGTGAAATGTGTCGTCACTTAAAAGAACAAACCGACATGACGCTGACCGTGCTCCAAGACTACGGCCAGCATTATGCCCAGACCTTAAATATTTGGGCGGCCCGTTTTCAGCAACTGGAGCCGGCACTCAAAGACTTAGGGTATAGCCGTGATTTTCATCGGCTATGGGCCTTCTATTTTGCTTATTGCGAAGGTGGATTTCGTGAAGGCAGCATAGGATTGGCGCACTTAACCGCAGCCAAACCAGGAGCGCGCCGATGTCTAAATGGCAATGGACTCAACTAG
- a CDS encoding DUF2878 domain-containing protein: MSKWQWTQLVGFYGFWLLAVIGQNSLAWVLGLLILAHFMFTPSRTADCKVLSLALLGLSLDGLLTWSGVFAFSHWPVWLVLLWLGFVLTLDHSLRWLAARPVWQQALLGGVSGPSSYLSGWRLGAVDLPLGPWTSTVILVPLWALLLVILVRLTSVIYGDTRQGWRLND; this comes from the coding sequence ATGTCTAAATGGCAATGGACTCAACTAGTCGGATTTTACGGCTTCTGGCTGCTGGCGGTAATAGGCCAAAACAGCCTAGCTTGGGTGTTAGGCTTACTTATTTTGGCGCATTTTATGTTTACGCCCAGCCGAACGGCCGACTGCAAAGTGTTGAGCTTAGCGCTGTTAGGCTTGAGCCTTGATGGCCTGCTGACGTGGAGCGGCGTGTTCGCCTTTAGCCACTGGCCGGTATGGTTGGTATTGCTGTGGCTCGGCTTTGTGCTCACCCTCGACCATAGTTTGCGCTGGCTGGCGGCACGTCCTGTATGGCAACAAGCACTGTTAGGCGGAGTTTCTGGCCCTAGTTCGTACCTAAGCGGCTGGCGGTTAGGCGCGGTTGACTTGCCGTTAGGGCCATGGACGAGCACCGTTATCTTGGTGCCGTTGTGGGCTTTATTATTAGTGATCTTGGTGCGTTTAACGAGCGTGATATACGGTGATACTCGACAGGGCTGGAGGCTCAATGACTAA
- a CDS encoding chalcone isomerase family protein, producing MTKFFSVLFTLLLLLLPQMVSANAQSNLQLVGQGQMKWMFFDLYQAQLYSIDGRYQASRYPQALRLLYQKDISRDALIEATVSEWQRLGIKAQPNWLSQLSALWPNIKKGDELAIRVAETGVSHFYFNQVQLGVIKDPAFGPAFLAIWLANNSRDPKLTRQLKGN from the coding sequence ATGACTAAATTTTTCAGCGTCTTATTTACACTATTGCTGTTACTGCTGCCGCAAATGGTATCGGCCAATGCTCAGTCAAACTTGCAGTTGGTGGGCCAAGGCCAGATGAAGTGGATGTTTTTTGATCTCTATCAGGCGCAACTATACAGCATTGATGGTCGCTACCAAGCGAGCCGCTACCCTCAGGCGCTGCGCTTGCTTTATCAAAAAGATATCAGCCGGGATGCCTTAATTGAAGCCACTGTCAGCGAATGGCAGCGTTTAGGTATTAAGGCGCAGCCCAACTGGCTATCACAACTGAGCGCACTCTGGCCCAATATTAAAAAAGGCGATGAGTTGGCCATAAGAGTGGCGGAGACAGGTGTTAGCCATTTTTACTTTAATCAAGTGCAGCTGGGCGTGATCAAAGATCCCGCCTTTGGTCCTGCGTTTCTTGCCATCTGGCTCGCCAATAATAGCCGTGACCCTAAGCTGACCCGCCAATTAAAAGGAAATTAG
- a CDS encoding DUF3833 domain-containing protein, whose protein sequence is MRRRIKTIVLSLLTTLTLSLGLMSCSSDINDYANTNPQFALDEYFNGELTAHGMVQDRSGKVLRRFTVAMVGTWQGNKGTLEEDFIYDDGERQRRVWHIEKTADGHYTGTAGDVVVPAKGQTQGFALNWRYTLAVPVDGKVWNINFNDWMYQLDDKRVLNRAEMTKFGFKVGEVTLWIERKS, encoded by the coding sequence ATGCGTCGTCGAATTAAAACCATAGTCCTGTCACTACTCACCACGCTAACCCTGAGTCTAGGTTTGATGTCCTGTAGCAGCGATATTAACGATTATGCCAATACTAACCCGCAGTTTGCGCTCGATGAATACTTTAATGGCGAGCTGACCGCCCACGGCATGGTGCAAGACAGATCCGGTAAGGTGCTACGCCGTTTTACGGTGGCTATGGTGGGCACTTGGCAGGGTAATAAAGGCACGCTAGAGGAAGACTTCATCTATGACGACGGCGAGCGCCAGCGCCGGGTGTGGCACATAGAGAAAACGGCGGACGGCCATTATACCGGCACCGCCGGAGATGTAGTGGTACCGGCCAAGGGACAGACCCAAGGTTTCGCGCTTAATTGGCGCTATACCCTAGCGGTACCGGTAGATGGCAAGGTATGGAATATTAATTTTAACGATTGGATGTACCAGCTGGATGACAAACGGGTATTAAACCGCGCCGAAATGACCAAGTTTGGTTTCAAAGTCGGCGAAGTCACCTTATGGATTGAGCGCAAAAGCTAG
- the yfbR gene encoding 5'-deoxynucleotidase translates to MKDSQVSRSHFFAHMARMKLIQRWPLMRSIEQENVAEHSLQVAMVAHALVVIKNTFYQGQLDPAKAAMQALFHDASEVLTGDLPTPVKYYNEEMARAYKEIESNAELSLVKMLPAELQAAYAPLLSAHVNDEYAHTVKSADLLCAYLKCAEELSAGNQEFAAAQKRLTAMLEARMNPEIRYFLDVFAPSFSLSLDDISSAQF, encoded by the coding sequence ATGAAAGACTCACAGGTAAGTCGCAGTCATTTTTTTGCGCATATGGCGCGCATGAAGTTGATCCAACGTTGGCCCTTGATGCGCAGCATAGAGCAAGAAAATGTGGCTGAACACAGCTTGCAAGTGGCCATGGTGGCCCACGCATTAGTGGTGATCAAAAACACGTTTTATCAAGGACAGTTGGATCCCGCGAAAGCCGCCATGCAGGCGTTATTTCATGATGCCAGTGAAGTGCTGACCGGTGATTTGCCCACCCCCGTTAAATACTATAACGAGGAGATGGCGCGCGCTTACAAAGAGATAGAGAGTAATGCTGAGCTTAGCTTAGTGAAGATGTTGCCCGCCGAGCTACAAGCCGCCTATGCTCCGCTGTTGAGCGCCCATGTTAATGATGAATACGCTCATACAGTGAAGTCAGCAGACTTATTGTGCGCCTATTTAAAGTGTGCCGAAGAGCTGAGTGCTGGCAATCAAGAGTTTGCCGCCGCGCAAAAGCGCCTCACTGCCATGTTAGAAGCACGCATGAATCCAGAAATTCGTTACTTTCTCGACGTATTTGCGCCCAGCTTCTCGCTGTCGCTGGATGATATCTCCAGCGCGCAGTTTTGA
- a CDS encoding DUF1244 domain-containing protein, whose translation MDKQTQTELEAAAFRALVAHFDARKDVQNIDLMNLAGFCRNCLSKWYLAAAQEQGVTMDYDQAREQVYGMPYEEWKDKYQPAATPEQLAAFAASQK comes from the coding sequence ATGGATAAGCAGACGCAGACTGAATTAGAAGCCGCGGCCTTTCGCGCCTTAGTGGCACACTTTGATGCCCGCAAAGACGTACAAAATATTGATCTGATGAACTTGGCGGGCTTTTGCCGCAACTGTTTAAGTAAGTGGTATTTAGCCGCGGCACAAGAGCAGGGCGTAACAATGGACTATGACCAAGCCCGCGAGCAGGTGTACGGCATGCCGTATGAAGAGTGGAAAGATAAGTATCAGCCAGCCGCCACGCCGGAACAGCTAGCGGCCTTTGCAGCAAGCCAGAAGTAG
- the purU gene encoding formyltetrahydrofolate deformylase, whose protein sequence is MERKILLTHCPDAKGLISKITNICYKHQLNIMRNDEFVDYENGHFFMRTELEGYFNDHTLLADLDDALPKGSERRLVPAGNKRVVIMVTKEAHCLGDILIKQFSGAMTLDIAAVVGNYDALKDLTCKFDIPFHSVSHEGLNRVEHEQKMAEIIDQYQPDYVILAKYMRILSPDFVARYEQRLINIHHSFLPAFIGASPYRQAYERGVKMIGATAHFVTNELDEGPIIEQDVIHVNHVFSAQDMAKAGRDVERSVLSRALTLVLEEKVFVYGNKTVVFK, encoded by the coding sequence ATGGAACGTAAAATACTGCTGACCCACTGCCCAGATGCCAAAGGGCTTATCTCTAAAATCACTAACATCTGTTATAAGCATCAGCTAAACATTATGCGCAACGATGAATTTGTGGACTACGAGAATGGCCACTTCTTTATGCGCACCGAGCTGGAAGGCTACTTTAATGATCACACCTTGCTTGCGGATCTCGACGATGCGCTGCCTAAGGGCAGTGAGCGTCGCTTAGTGCCCGCCGGTAACAAGCGGGTAGTGATCATGGTGACCAAAGAAGCCCATTGCTTGGGTGATATTCTAATCAAACAATTTTCCGGTGCCATGACGCTGGATATTGCCGCCGTAGTGGGTAACTACGACGCGCTCAAAGACTTGACCTGCAAGTTCGATATTCCTTTTCATAGCGTGTCTCACGAAGGTTTAAACCGTGTTGAGCATGAGCAAAAGATGGCAGAGATTATCGATCAGTATCAGCCAGATTATGTGATCCTCGCTAAATACATGCGCATCTTAAGCCCTGATTTCGTGGCCCGTTATGAACAGCGTTTGATTAATATTCATCACTCATTTTTACCGGCCTTTATTGGCGCCAGCCCATATCGCCAAGCTTATGAGCGCGGCGTAAAGATGATTGGTGCCACGGCGCACTTTGTCACCAATGAGCTAGATGAAGGCCCCATTATCGAGCAAGACGTGATCCACGTGAATCACGTGTTCAGTGCCCAAGATATGGCCAAGGCCGGCCGCGATGTAGAGAGATCGGTATTGAGTCGAGCACTGACTTTAGTGCTGGAAGAAAAGGTGTTTGTATACGGTAATAAGACGGTCGTGTTCAAATAA